The sequence below is a genomic window from Candidatus Methylomirabilota bacterium.
CATCCATCTTCAAGAAAGGGCGCAAATTCATCTTCATGGTGCAATCCCCGGCCGAGGTGTACCTGGAGGGCCTCATCGACCTGGCCGCCAGGAACGGGCTCCGGACCGTGGCCCTCATCAACGAGGACACGCTGTTCCCCAAGGCCTCGATCCAGGGGGCCATCGAGCTGGCCAAGAAGAAGGGACTCCAGGTCGTCTTCGTCGAAGCCTACCCCAAGGGTCACACCGACTTCTCGGCGATCCTGACCAAGATTCGGGCGGCCAACCCCGACGTGTTGGGGGCGGCCACCTACTTCGACGATGCGGTGGCCATCACGCGCCAGATGAAGGAGCTCAACGTCAACCCGAAGATGTACGAGGTCACGGTCGGGGGCGACCTTCCGAAGTTTTACGAGCTGCTCGGGAAGAATGCGGAGTACGTCTACGGCGCCACCCAGTGGGAGCCGGAGCTGCCGTATCCCGGCACCAAGGACTTCGTCGAAGCGTATCGGAAGGAGTTCCCCGGCGCCGATCTCTCGTACCATTCGGCGGGCGGCTACGCGGGCTGTCAGGTCCTGGTCGAGGGTGTCAGGCGTGCGCGCTCGCTCGATGGCGAGAAGATCCGGGGCGAGATCCTCAAGCTGAACCTGAACACCGTCTACGGGGCGTTCCGCGTCGACGACGATGGCTTTCAGGTCGCCCACAAGATGGTCATGTTTCAGTGGCAGGACGGGAAGAAGGTGATCGTCTGGCCCGAGGACCTGGCGGCCGGGAAGGCGCGCTTCCCGACGCCAGCGTGGAACCAGCGGTAGAGGTGAGCCGCTGACCGCCGCCCGCGAAGGCGCCCGCAGGGGCTCCGGCGGGCGCCGGTCCGTTCCGAGACCGACGTGAGCGTCGTCGTCACTCCCGCGATGGTCGGCCAGGTGATCGTCTCCGGGATCCTGTCCGGCGCGCTCTACTCCATGGTGGCCCTGGGGCTGGCCCTGATCTTCGGGGTCATGCGGGTCATCAACGTGGCCCACGGGACGATCCTGATGCTCGGCGCCTACACGACCTTCTGGTGGTTCCATGTCCTGGGCGTCAATCCCTACCTGTCGCTCGCGCTCTCCATGCCGGTGATGTTCGTGCTCGGCGTCGTCCTGGAGCGGTTGATGGTCCGCCGGGTCGTGAACGCGCCCGAGCTCTCCTCGCTCCTCCTGACCTTCGGGATCTCCATTGCCCTGGTCAACGCCATCCAGCTCGCCTTCACGTCCGATCTCCGCTCCGTGGAATACCTGACCGGCGCCCTGATCGTCGGCCCCATCGCCTTCTCCAAGTCGCGACTGGTGGCCTTCGGCTTCGCGGTGGCGATCACGCTCCTGGCCTACTGGTTCCTCCAGAAGACTCGCTTCGGCAAGGCCATCCGCGCGACCTCGCAAGGCCCTCAGGTGGCCATGATCTGTGGGGTCAACGTGGAACGCGTCCATCTCTTCGCCTTCGGGATCGCCTCCGCCCTGGCGGCGGCCGGCGGGAGCCTGGTGGCGGTGATGGTGGCCATCCAGCCGGAGATGGGCCAGGTCTGGACCTTCAAGTCGTTCCTGGTCATCGTGCTCGGCGGAGCTGGGAACTATCCCGGTGCGCTCCTCGGCGGGATGCTCCTGGGCCTGATCGAGCAGCTGGCGTCTTTCTTCCTCACGACCCAGCTGTCCGAAGCGGTGGCCTACCTGATCCTGGTGCTGGTACTCCTGGTGCGGCCCACCGGGCTCCTCGGAGGGCGCGCCACGTGAAGTGGGTGATCCTGGGAGCCCTGGTCCTCGGGCTCGGCCTGCTCGGGCTGTACCCGCTGGTGGCGACCGGCTACGGGGTCCGCTTCATGCTCCAGCTGTTCATGTGGGTGGCGCTGGCCCAGAGCTGGAACCTGATCTCCGGCCTCACCGGCTACGTCTCCTTCGGCCACGTCGCCTTCTTCGGCACCGGAGCCTACGCCGCCGGCATCCTGATCGCCGTCCACGGCTGGCACTGGGCATGGGCCTCGCTGGGGGGCGGGGCGGCGTCGGCGGTCCTGGCGTTCCTCATCGGATACCCGTGCCTCCGGCTGAAAGGCCCCTACTTCGCCATCGCCATGCTGGGACTCAATGAGGTGATGCGCGTCCTCGTCTCGTACTTCGAGGGTCTGACCGGCGGCGGGCTGGGCCTCTCCCTGCCGACCCTCTACGCCAGCGTCGAGATCTACTACGCCATGGGGTTGACGGCCCTGGCGGTGACCGCCCTGGCTCATCTGATCATCACCTCGCGGTTCGGGCTCCGGCTCATGACCATCCGGGAGGACGAGGTGGCCGCCGAGGCCATGGGGATCAACACGGCGCGCCACAAGCTCTACGCGTTCCTGATCTCGGCATTCGCGCCCGGCGTCGTCGGGGGACTGTTCGCCCGGGACCAGGGGTACATCGAGCCGATCGCGGTCTTCCCGCTTGCCATCACCATCACGATGATCGTGATGGCCCTCTTCGGTGGCAAAGGGACCATCTGGGGGCCGGTCCTGGGGGCCGCCGTTCTCTTCGTGCTCCAGGAGCTCGTGTGGGCGCGCTTCCTCTATCTCCATCAGGCGCTGTTCGGCGCGATCATCATCCTGGTCGTGCTGTTCATGCCGCGGGGCATCCTGGGCGTGCTGCAGCAGCGGTATCGCCTCCCACGCTACGTCTAGACTGGATCACGCGGGATGATGACCCCAGAGGGACGCGACGGGCCCATCCTGGAGATCACCGATCTGACCAAGCGGTTCGGCGGCGTGACGGCGGTCAACCGCTGCTCCCTCAGCCTCTCCCCCGGCCGCATTCACGGCCTGATCGGGCCGAACGGCTCGGGCAAGACGACGCTCTTCAACTGCGTGACGGGGCTCGAGCGGCGGGATACCGGGGCCATCCGCTTTCGGGGCCGGCGGATCGACGGGCTGCCCTCCCACCGGGTCGCCAGGCTCGGGATCGGACGGACCTTCCAGGTGATTCGCGTGTTCCCGGAGCTGACGGCGCTCGAGAACCTCCTGGTGGCCTCGCGCGGGGATCGGGAGGCGGCCGTCAATCGCATCCGGGAGCTGCTCGCCCTCGTGCGGCTCGAGGGGCTCGAGGGCGAGTACGCAGGGAACCTCTCCTTCGGCCAGCAGAAACTCCTCGAGTTCGT
It includes:
- a CDS encoding branched-chain amino acid ABC transporter permease produces the protein MKWVILGALVLGLGLLGLYPLVATGYGVRFMLQLFMWVALAQSWNLISGLTGYVSFGHVAFFGTGAYAAGILIAVHGWHWAWASLGGGAASAVLAFLIGYPCLRLKGPYFAIAMLGLNEVMRVLVSYFEGLTGGGLGLSLPTLYASVEIYYAMGLTALAVTALAHLIITSRFGLRLMTIREDEVAAEAMGINTARHKLYAFLISAFAPGVVGGLFARDQGYIEPIAVFPLAITITMIVMALFGGKGTIWGPVLGAAVLFVLQELVWARFLYLHQALFGAIIILVVLFMPRGILGVLQQRYRLPRYV
- a CDS encoding ABC transporter ATP-binding protein; the encoded protein is MMTPEGRDGPILEITDLTKRFGGVTAVNRCSLSLSPGRIHGLIGPNGSGKTTLFNCVTGLERRDTGAIRFRGRRIDGLPSHRVARLGIGRTFQVIRVFPELTALENLLVASRGDREAAVNRIRELLALVRLEGLEGEYAGNLSFGQQKLLEFVRVLMADPTLILLDEPAAGVNRTLLNELLAAIRRLRDDGRTILIVEHDMKVVMGLCEQVFVLDYGEKIAEGPPDVIQQDKKVIEAYFGR
- a CDS encoding branched-chain amino acid ABC transporter permease, coding for MSVVVTPAMVGQVIVSGILSGALYSMVALGLALIFGVMRVINVAHGTILMLGAYTTFWWFHVLGVNPYLSLALSMPVMFVLGVVLERLMVRRVVNAPELSSLLLTFGISIALVNAIQLAFTSDLRSVEYLTGALIVGPIAFSKSRLVAFGFAVAITLLAYWFLQKTRFGKAIRATSQGPQVAMICGVNVERVHLFAFGIASALAAAGGSLVAVMVAIQPEMGQVWTFKSFLVIVLGGAGNYPGALLGGMLLGLIEQLASFFLTTQLSEAVAYLILVLVLLVRPTGLLGGRAT
- a CDS encoding amino acid ABC transporter substrate-binding protein → MTRAARVPFLLAALLTLAGVILGVGLVPSVAQDPIRIGASLSLTGTYAALGQNQQRGYQLCAKHVNDKGGVLGRRIEFVFYDDQSQPATGVRLYERLITQDGVDLVLGPYSSAITEAVANVNEKYKKPMVAPMASTTSIFKKGRKFIFMVQSPAEVYLEGLIDLAARNGLRTVALINEDTLFPKASIQGAIELAKKKGLQVVFVEAYPKGHTDFSAILTKIRAANPDVLGAATYFDDAVAITRQMKELNVNPKMYEVTVGGDLPKFYELLGKNAEYVYGATQWEPELPYPGTKDFVEAYRKEFPGADLSYHSAGGYAGCQVLVEGVRRARSLDGEKIRGEILKLNLNTVYGAFRVDDDGFQVAHKMVMFQWQDGKKVIVWPEDLAAGKARFPTPAWNQR